The genomic window ACACTTTCTTTCTCAAGAGTATTGCAAGCTGCCAAAGTAGTTGCAGCCGCGAGGCTTAAAATAATCGGCTTAATCATATGTTTTCCTTTTACTATCCCAATATCTCTATTGATTGGATACTCGGTTTTCGGACGACCTCTAAAACAGTTTTGAAAATATCCATCAACGCAAAATATCAGCGTTTGTTTTGGTGATAAACGGGCATAACTTCCGGCAACATCCTTCGTATTGCTTCGATACGGGTATTGTTGGCGGGATGGGTTGACAAGATGGCTACCTGACTGCCGCCTTGCGCCTTATTCATTTTTTCCCATACGCTGATTGCCGCCTGCGGATTGTAACCTGCTTGAGCCATCAGGCGGACGCCTCCCGCATCTGCCTCACTTTCCTGATGACGCGAAAAAGGTTTGGTTGCCAATAAATCTGTTCCGACGCCGACCAAATTTCCGTCCAAACCGACGGCACCTGCCAAAATAGAACCGCCCAAGCCGGTCAATACCTGACCTCCGATGGCTTTTTTGCTGTGTTCGAGCAGAGCGTGGGTCATTTCATGCCCGATGACTGCGGCGATTTCATCATCCGTCAGTTGCAAACGTTCGACCATGCCGGTATATACCGCCATTTTTCCGCCCGGCATCGCCCAAGCATTCAACTCGTTGCTGCGGATAACGTTCATCTGCCAATTAAATGGTATGCCGGTACGGTTGGCGCGGTTGGCATACGGAACCAGTCTGGAAAACACCCGATGGACACGCTGCGCCGTCGGCGAGCCGACATCCAGCACATTTTGGCTGCGTGCTTTTTGTACAACCTGCGTATAGTTTCGCTCGGCCCCCTCGTTCAAAGCAGCCGTATCATATCCCACCATATCGGCGACGGAAGTACAACCCGCCAATGCCGCAACCCAGAGCCATAATCCGTACTTTTTACTGATTTTATTCATTTTATTGATTTTATTCATTTCAAAAATTCCTTGATGCCTGACAAAAGATTGAAATCAAAACCGTACAAAACGCCTTCCGTTTTCACCCACTGACCGTAAAATAAAATGCCGCCTGATTTTCAGACGGCATAACAAATATTTCAAGAGCGGCGCTGCAACATCCAAGATTCGATCTTACGCGCGTCGTTGACTCGGGTTGTCGAAGTCGGCGAGTTCAGCAATACGATGGTAATCGGTTGGTTTTGGACGTTTGCCTTAACCACCATCGAGCGTCCTGCTTCGCGGATATAACCGGTTTTCTGAAGTTCGATGTTCCAGCTGCCTTCGCGGACGAGGGCGTTGGAGTTTTTATAGTTTTGTCGACCGTTTGCCGTCCAAACCGAGCCGTAGTTGGAGGTCGTGTTTTTGCGGATAAGCGGATATTTGCTCGCTGCGGCGACCATGCGGTTCAAATCGTTGGCGGTCGATACGTTTTGGAAATTCAGACCGGTAGGTTCGTAGAAACGGCTGCTGTGCATGCCCAGGCTTTGCGCTTTGGCATTCATGGCGGCAACAAACGCCGACATACCGCCCGGATAGGTGCGGCCCAACGCGTGTGTTGCGCGGTTTTCGCTGCTCATCAGGCTCAGGTGCAGCAATTCGCCGCGCGTCAGTGTTGTGCCGACTGCAAGGCGGCTGCCTGTACCCTTCAAGCGGTCGATTTCATCGGCAGTAATGGTAATGGGCTCGTTCATATCCAACCGTGCGTCCAAAACGACCATTGCGCTCATCAGTTTGGAAATGGACGCAATCGGCATCACGCGATCTGCGTTTTTCTGATACAGGATTTCACCTGTTTTGTTGTTGAAAATCAAAGCAGCCTGCGATGTCAAAAGCGGCCCCGCCATCATCGCCTGAGCCTCGATTTTTTGTGCGTGGCTTAATGCGAAAGCTTCCATCGGGTCATTTTGGGTTGGAAAATTTTGTTCCAAAAATTGACCCAAAACGTCCATATCGTCTGCAGCGGCAGGGGCGGCGGCGACAGTCAACGCCATACCCAAACAGGCTGCACTCAGGGTTTTATAAAATTTCATAACCGACATACTTCAACCAGTAGAATTTAAGACAATTGAATTATTAAAGGGGATATTTTGCTTAAAATACAACAAAATGTAAAGTTTAATATGGCTTTTTTGCGTTTGTTTGCATCTTTTTCCCAAATTGGAAACAATCTTAAGGATGGGAAATTGTGGCGTGTCGCCATGCGTCGGAGGGTCGTCTGAAAACCTTACGCCCAACAGCTTGCCATACGGTATTTGATAAACCTTAAGATACTGATTATACTTACCGACTTTGCCGAAAACCGTTCCCGCAGCATTCGGATGACGGTTTGCCGATATTGCTTGAAAACAGAAGATAAATTATGACTGAAGAAAAACGCTCCTGCTCGTTTTGCGGAAAATCCGAGCATGAAGTCAAAAACCTGATTGAAGGCGAAAACGCTTTTATCTGTAACGAATGTGTAGAAACTTGCGGCGTGATGCTGCAAAGTTCAGACGAC from Neisseria sp. DTU_2020_1000833_1_SI_GRL_NUU_006 includes these protein-coding regions:
- a CDS encoding serine hydrolase, with amino-acid sequence MSVMKFYKTLSAACLGMALTVAAAPAAADDMDVLGQFLEQNFPTQNDPMEAFALSHAQKIEAQAMMAGPLLTSQAALIFNNKTGEILYQKNADRVMPIASISKLMSAMVVLDARLDMNEPITITADEIDRLKGTGSRLAVGTTLTRGELLHLSLMSSENRATHALGRTYPGGMSAFVAAMNAKAQSLGMHSSRFYEPTGLNFQNVSTANDLNRMVAAASKYPLIRKNTTSNYGSVWTANGRQNYKNSNALVREGSWNIELQKTGYIREAGRSMVVKANVQNQPITIVLLNSPTSTTRVNDARKIESWMLQRRS
- a CDS encoding M48 family metallopeptidase, with amino-acid sequence MNKISKKYGLWLWVAALAGCTSVADMVGYDTAALNEGAERNYTQVVQKARSQNVLDVGSPTAQRVHRVFSRLVPYANRANRTGIPFNWQMNVIRSNELNAWAMPGGKMAVYTGMVERLQLTDDEIAAVIGHEMTHALLEHSKKAIGGQVLTGLGGSILAGAVGLDGNLVGVGTDLLATKPFSRHQESEADAGGVRLMAQAGYNPQAAISVWEKMNKAQGGSQVAILSTHPANNTRIEAIRRMLPEVMPVYHQNKR